The Micromonospora sp. NBC_00421 genome contains a region encoding:
- a CDS encoding ABC transporter ATP-binding protein yields MDSPQAAPSGPPDTGPAVPRQRVDSRPAVPQPGVGDEPYLRVDDLRVRFDTADGVVRAVDGVSFAVPRGRTLGIVGESGSGKSVTSLAVLGLHDPRRSTVSGRITVGGRQLVGLPEEQVRRLRGRDLAMIFQDPLSALHPYYTVGRQIAEAYRVHHRGAGKRAARARAVELLDRVGIPQPARRYDQYPHEFSGGMRQRAMIAMALVNDPALVIADEPTTALDVTVQAQILDLLADVQAEFHTAIVLITHDLGVVAQVADDVLVMYAGRVVEHGSAAQVLRRPQHPYTWGLLSSVPSLHGDADADLVPIPGNPPSLIDLPPGCAFHPRCRYAGDRSRTEVPQLGPAGADGHLVACHLPPGERTRLAAVSLSERRLP; encoded by the coding sequence GTGGACAGTCCGCAAGCAGCCCCGTCCGGCCCGCCGGACACCGGCCCGGCCGTGCCGCGGCAGCGCGTCGACAGTCGCCCGGCCGTGCCGCAGCCGGGCGTCGGCGACGAGCCGTACCTGCGGGTGGACGACCTGCGGGTACGGTTCGACACCGCCGACGGCGTGGTGCGCGCGGTCGACGGGGTGTCCTTCGCGGTGCCGCGCGGCCGGACTCTGGGCATCGTCGGTGAGTCGGGTTCCGGCAAGAGCGTCACCTCGCTGGCCGTACTCGGACTGCACGACCCCCGGCGCAGCACCGTCAGCGGTCGGATCACCGTCGGCGGCCGGCAACTCGTCGGCCTCCCCGAGGAGCAGGTACGCCGGCTGCGCGGCCGGGACCTGGCGATGATCTTCCAGGACCCGCTCTCCGCCCTGCACCCCTACTACACGGTGGGGCGGCAGATCGCCGAGGCGTACCGGGTCCACCATCGGGGTGCGGGGAAGCGGGCGGCGCGCGCCCGGGCGGTGGAGCTGCTGGACCGGGTGGGCATCCCGCAGCCGGCCCGCCGCTACGACCAGTACCCGCACGAGTTCTCCGGCGGCATGCGGCAGCGGGCGATGATCGCGATGGCGTTGGTCAACGATCCGGCGCTGGTCATCGCCGACGAGCCGACCACCGCGCTGGACGTGACGGTGCAGGCGCAGATCCTCGACCTGCTCGCCGACGTCCAGGCCGAGTTCCACACCGCGATCGTGCTGATCACCCACGATCTGGGGGTGGTCGCCCAGGTCGCCGACGACGTGCTGGTGATGTACGCCGGGCGGGTGGTCGAGCACGGTAGCGCCGCGCAGGTGCTCCGCCGGCCGCAGCACCCGTACACCTGGGGGTTGCTCTCCAGCGTGCCGTCGCTGCACGGCGACGCGGACGCGGACCTGGTGCCCATCCCGGGCAACCCGCCCTCGCTGATCGACCTGCCGCCCGGCTGCGCGTTCCACCCACGCTGCCGGTACGCCGGCGACCGCTCCCGCACCGAGGTCCCGCAGCTCGGCCCGGCCGGCGCGGACGGCCACCTGGTCGCCTGTCACCTGCCCCCCGGCGAACGCACCCGCCTGGCGGCCGTGTCCCTGAGCGAGAGGCGGCTGCCATGA
- a CDS encoding ABC transporter ATP-binding protein: MSAAEPLLRVRGLTKHFPVRTGLRSTGLVRAVDGLDFEVRPGETLGLVGESGCGKSTTGRMLVRLLEPTAGTIEFAGRDITHARRRALRPLRQDLQIIFQDPYASLNPRHTVGRIVAMPLQVNGIDPPGGVKQRVRELLELVGLNPEHYNRYPHEFSGGQRQRIGIARALALRPKLIVADEPVSALDVSIQAQVVNLLRDLQRDLGLAFVFIAHDLAVVRHFCQRVAVMYLGRIVEIGDRDDIYQRPRHPYTRALLSAVPEVSAPGQAGRIRLTGDVPTPLDPPSGCRFRTRCPKAREVCATEEPALVARDGGRQATACHFPETGPLGDPVVVPGPDASAGEVAG; encoded by the coding sequence ATGAGCGCGGCCGAGCCGTTGTTGCGGGTACGGGGGTTGACCAAGCACTTTCCGGTGCGCACCGGCCTGCGGTCCACGGGGCTGGTACGCGCGGTCGACGGGCTCGACTTCGAGGTGCGGCCCGGCGAGACGCTGGGCCTGGTGGGGGAGTCCGGCTGCGGCAAGTCCACCACCGGACGGATGCTGGTACGGCTGCTGGAGCCGACCGCCGGGACGATCGAGTTCGCCGGGCGGGACATCACCCACGCCCGCCGTCGTGCGCTGCGCCCGCTGCGGCAGGACCTCCAGATCATCTTCCAGGACCCGTACGCCTCGCTGAACCCCCGGCACACCGTCGGGCGGATCGTGGCCATGCCGTTGCAGGTCAACGGGATCGACCCGCCCGGCGGGGTGAAGCAGCGGGTCCGGGAGCTGCTGGAGCTGGTCGGGCTCAACCCGGAGCACTACAACCGCTACCCGCACGAGTTCTCCGGCGGGCAGCGGCAGCGGATCGGGATCGCCCGCGCGCTGGCCCTGCGGCCGAAGCTGATCGTCGCCGACGAGCCGGTCTCCGCACTGGACGTCTCGATCCAGGCGCAGGTGGTGAACCTGCTGCGGGACCTGCAACGCGACCTCGGGCTGGCGTTCGTGTTCATCGCCCACGACCTGGCCGTGGTGCGGCACTTCTGCCAGCGGGTCGCGGTGATGTACCTCGGCCGGATCGTGGAGATCGGCGACCGGGACGACATCTACCAGCGGCCCCGGCACCCGTACACCCGGGCACTGCTGTCGGCGGTTCCGGAGGTGAGCGCGCCCGGCCAGGCCGGGCGGATCCGGCTGACCGGGGACGTGCCGACGCCCCTGGACCCGCCGTCGGGCTGCCGGTTCCGCACCCGGTGCCCGAAGGCCCGGGAGGTCTGCGCCACCGAGGAACCGGCGCTGGTGGCCCGCGACGGCGGCCGGCAGGCCACCGCCTGCCACTTCCCGGAGACCGGGCCGCTTGGCGACCCGGTGGTCGTCCCGGGCCCGGACGCGAGCGCAGGGGAGGTGGCGGGATGA
- a CDS encoding ABC transporter permease codes for MSVSPVDPATLAEAGTETGGDRPEAGGGFVGRSPGQLARARLRRDRTGLVSGGMLVFFVLVALAVPLIERVYGIGPREQFQSGLDGFGMPLGYAGGVTGEHWFGLEPGLGRDIFVRLVHGLRTSLFIAVAAAVLTAAIGIVLGTVAGYLGGWLDAVVNWITDLTLAMPFLIIALALTPTIALRFYGQRDEVPAAFQIGVLIAIFALFGWTSTARLVRGQVIALREREFVDAARASGAGLGHMLFRQLLPNLWAPILVSFSLAVPAYITSEAALSFIGVGLTDATPSFGRMIYRSLDYLQTDPAYVFFPGITIFALVFAFNLFGDALRDALDPKSSR; via the coding sequence ATGAGTGTGTCCCCGGTGGATCCGGCCACGCTGGCCGAGGCCGGAACGGAGACCGGTGGTGACCGTCCGGAGGCGGGTGGCGGGTTCGTCGGGCGCTCGCCCGGCCAGCTCGCCCGGGCCCGGCTGCGGCGCGACCGGACCGGCCTGGTCAGCGGCGGCATGCTTGTCTTCTTCGTGCTGGTGGCGCTCGCCGTCCCGCTGATCGAGCGGGTGTACGGGATCGGCCCCCGGGAGCAGTTCCAGTCCGGGCTGGACGGATTCGGGATGCCGCTCGGTTATGCCGGCGGGGTGACCGGGGAGCACTGGTTCGGGCTGGAGCCGGGGCTGGGCCGGGACATCTTCGTCCGGCTGGTGCACGGGCTGCGTACCTCGCTCTTCATCGCCGTCGCGGCGGCGGTGCTCACGGCGGCGATCGGCATCGTGCTGGGCACCGTCGCCGGCTACCTGGGCGGCTGGCTGGACGCGGTGGTCAACTGGATCACCGACCTGACCCTGGCGATGCCGTTCCTGATCATCGCGCTGGCGTTGACCCCGACCATCGCGCTGCGCTTCTACGGCCAGCGGGACGAGGTGCCGGCGGCGTTCCAGATCGGGGTGCTGATCGCCATCTTCGCGCTGTTCGGCTGGACGAGCACCGCCCGGCTGGTCCGGGGGCAGGTGATCGCGTTGCGCGAGCGGGAGTTCGTGGACGCGGCGCGGGCCAGCGGCGCGGGGTTGGGACACATGCTGTTCCGGCAACTGCTGCCCAACCTCTGGGCGCCGATCCTGGTGTCGTTCTCGCTGGCGGTGCCGGCGTACATCACCAGCGAGGCGGCGCTGTCGTTCATCGGGGTCGGGCTGACCGACGCCACCCCGAGCTTCGGCCGGATGATCTACCGCAGCCTGGACTACCTCCAGACCGATCCGGCGTACGTCTTCTTCCCCGGCATCACGATCTTCGCGCTCGTGTTCGCCTTCAACCTCTTCGGTGACGCGCTGCGCGACGCGCTCGACCCGAAGTCGTCCCGGTAG